One genomic window of Campylobacter sp. RM12651 includes the following:
- a CDS encoding restriction endonuclease has product MSKRIKKSQAESIAQAKDFMENKKRNEEIRKQQKWNSYHNSQSSSYSQNSYHNINQQNTYNNSYKKQNNYNDDVEVKKYYKQKGNRYEYKVKCFYESIGYNVYPQGYIHGFNDRGIDLIAYKNNEVHLIQCKCYKYPPRQDLLRIFMGDCELYIQKNLNKLQGKIIHKDFVTSCKTKDYGVARFLEENNNPINYLVIEE; this is encoded by the coding sequence TTGAGTAAACGGATTAAAAAATCACAAGCAGAGAGTATTGCTCAAGCTAAAGATTTTATGGAAAATAAAAAAAGAAATGAAGAAATAAGAAAACAGCAAAAATGGAATAGTTATCATAACAGCCAATCTAGTTCTTATAGTCAAAATTCATATCACAATATAAATCAGCAGAATACTTATAATAATTCATATAAAAAACAAAATAATTATAATGATGATGTTGAAGTGAAAAAATATTACAAGCAAAAAGGTAATAGATATGAATATAAAGTAAAATGTTTTTATGAAAGTATAGGATATAATGTTTATCCGCAAGGTTATATTCATGGTTTTAACGATAGAGGTATTGACCTAATAGCATATAAAAATAACGAAGTGCATTTAATACAGTGTAAATGCTACAAATACCCACCAAGACAAGACCTATTGAGAATTTTTATGGGTGATTGTGAATTATATATTCAAAAAAATTTAAACAAACTGCAAGGTAAAATTATTCATAAAGATTTTGTTACAAGCTGTAAAACTAAAGATTATGGAGTAGCAAGATTTTTAGAAGAAAATAATAACCCTATTAATTATTTAGTAATTGAAGAATAA